A single Desulfovibrio piger DNA region contains:
- a CDS encoding sulfite exporter TauE/SafE family protein — protein MDWLYVLMPISGVTIFWPGLIILGLGVGIIGGFFGMGGAWMVTPGLNILGFPMAFAVGTDMAHMAGKSLISTLRHGKFGNVDYKLGLTMLVGTIVGVELGAQMLMWLERLGSVDQVVRWLYVVLLIAMAWMVFHDVALRKKKEREAAARGEELSKTATGIDWASKLHAIRIPPMVHYHAAGIYCSMWLPVVMSLATGWLAGILGIGGGLIRMPALVYLVGCPTHVAVGTDLFEVAISGLYGAASFTYKGRVELVAALIMLIGAAVGAQIGAVATKYIKGYGIRVAFGTAVLGCLASVILKLIQPYFPAYSGFINGVATVVVLGFVSGISIYIAVRMVQGAKAELAAKKRQG, from the coding sequence ATGGATTGGTTGTATGTTTTGATGCCCATTTCCGGCGTGACGATTTTCTGGCCCGGTCTGATCATTCTGGGCCTCGGCGTCGGCATCATCGGTGGTTTCTTTGGTATGGGCGGTGCCTGGATGGTTACCCCCGGTCTGAACATCCTCGGCTTCCCCATGGCCTTCGCCGTGGGCACCGACATGGCCCACATGGCCGGCAAATCCCTGATCTCGACCTTGCGGCACGGCAAGTTCGGCAACGTTGACTACAAGCTCGGTCTGACCATGCTGGTCGGTACCATCGTGGGCGTGGAACTGGGCGCCCAGATGCTCATGTGGCTGGAACGCCTGGGTTCCGTCGACCAGGTCGTGCGCTGGCTGTACGTGGTGCTGCTGATCGCCATGGCCTGGATGGTCTTCCATGACGTGGCCCTGCGCAAGAAGAAGGAACGCGAAGCCGCTGCCCGCGGTGAGGAACTGTCCAAGACCGCTACCGGTATCGACTGGGCCTCCAAGCTGCACGCCATCCGCATTCCCCCCATGGTCCACTACCACGCCGCCGGCATCTACTGCTCCATGTGGCTGCCCGTCGTGATGTCCCTCGCCACTGGCTGGCTGGCCGGTATCCTCGGTATCGGCGGCGGTCTGATCCGCATGCCCGCCCTCGTGTACCTGGTCGGTTGCCCCACCCACGTGGCCGTGGGTACGGACCTCTTCGAAGTGGCCATCTCCGGCCTGTACGGCGCCGCTTCGTTCACCTACAAGGGTCGTGTTGAACTCGTGGCCGCCCTCATCATGCTGATCGGGGCCGCCGTGGGTGCCCAGATCGGCGCCGTTGCCACCAAGTACATCAAGGGTTACGGCATCCGCGTCGCCTTCGGTACCGCCGTGCTGGGCTGCCTCGCTTCCGTGATCCTGAAGCTCATCCAGCCTTACTTCCCCGCCTACTCCGGCTTCATCAATGGCGTGGCTACCGTGGTGGTTCTGGGCTTCGTGAGTGGTATCTCCATCTACATCGCCGTCCGTATGGTGCAGGGCGCCAAGGCTGAACTCGCAGCCAAGAAGCGCCAGGGTTAA
- a CDS encoding MFS transporter: protein MLPTLPGNEKTQTLFSRDFILLFCMAMCNNSYMAVFYCFEQWLEGLQVSPNWRGILLSALFAMVLLWRPLASIVLLSRSKLPALLVTICLSSCIMLAYPFIHGPDSIWLILALRIAQGISLAVYSSCVVAVLVSCIPKGQSARGFAIFSLTTLLPYSIIPAVGEQILPLLGGEPRLFALMAVLAIPALCMLVPLAPKLRRPEISAATAKNQMTPRAVLHAMTHSGLACIYLACLSFSIMTALAIYFMKGLCVTTGATPAMFFMGYTITIILVRLFGGHVLDTLPRYRIVPLCAVALAISMTGLAWGPLWAFLPLTILYGLGLGLLYPLLAATIYDRSTDATRSINSNVMMLTFDASGMLGPLLGGAVIHAGFGYRGVFMAAAFMVLCSGAFMVLDRLRLALWDRREQQRR, encoded by the coding sequence ATGCTCCCCACGCTGCCCGGAAACGAAAAAACGCAGACGCTCTTCAGCCGTGATTTCATCCTGCTTTTCTGCATGGCCATGTGCAACAACAGCTATATGGCCGTCTTCTACTGCTTCGAACAATGGCTGGAAGGCCTGCAGGTCAGCCCCAACTGGCGCGGCATACTGCTCTCGGCCCTGTTCGCCATGGTCCTGCTCTGGCGGCCCCTGGCCAGCATCGTGCTGCTCTCGCGCAGCAAGCTGCCCGCCCTGCTGGTCACCATCTGCCTTTCCAGCTGCATCATGCTGGCCTATCCCTTCATCCACGGGCCCGACAGCATCTGGCTGATCCTGGCCCTGCGCATCGCCCAGGGCATCTCGCTGGCGGTCTATTCCAGCTGTGTGGTGGCCGTGCTGGTCAGCTGCATCCCCAAGGGCCAGAGCGCCCGGGGCTTCGCCATCTTCTCCCTGACCACCCTGCTGCCCTATTCCATCATCCCGGCCGTGGGCGAGCAGATACTGCCCCTGCTGGGCGGCGAGCCCCGCCTGTTCGCCCTCATGGCCGTGCTGGCCATCCCCGCCCTGTGCATGCTCGTGCCCCTGGCCCCCAAGCTGCGCAGGCCCGAGATATCCGCCGCCACGGCCAAAAACCAGATGACGCCGCGGGCCGTCCTCCATGCCATGACCCATTCCGGTCTGGCCTGCATCTATCTGGCCTGCCTTTCCTTCAGCATCATGACGGCCCTGGCCATCTACTTCATGAAGGGCCTGTGCGTGACCACCGGCGCCACTCCGGCCATGTTCTTCATGGGCTACACCATCACCATCATCCTGGTGCGCCTGTTCGGCGGCCATGTGCTGGACACCCTGCCCCGCTACCGCATCGTGCCCCTTTGCGCCGTGGCGCTGGCCATCAGCATGACCGGCCTGGCCTGGGGCCCCCTCTGGGCCTTCCTGCCCCTGACCATCCTGTACGGCCTGGGCCTGGGCCTGCTCTATCCCTTGCTGGCGGCCACCATCTACGACCGCTCCACCGATGCCACGCGCTCCATCAACTCCAATGTGATGATGCTCACCTTCGATGCCAGCGGCATGCTGGGGCCCCTGCTGGGCGGCGCCGTGATCCATGCCGGTTTCGGCTACCGGGGCGTCTTCATGGCGGCGGCCTTCATGGTGCTGTGCAGCGGCGCTTTCATGGTCCTCGACCGCCTGCGCCTGGCCCTCTGGGATCGCAGGGAACAGCAAAGGCGCTGA
- a CDS encoding DVU0150 family protein: MKMMRKLWTAIAGSFVMLLVMMPSLALAAKKAAANVVIVADTRRLDGLMLWWAQMYNDSHLYFTILTIIIIPVTGCIFGILADLVMSHIGIDLKHRELAEH, from the coding sequence ATGAAAATGATGCGCAAGCTCTGGACAGCCATTGCGGGCAGCTTCGTCATGCTGCTGGTCATGATGCCTTCCCTGGCCCTGGCTGCCAAGAAGGCCGCGGCGAACGTGGTCATCGTGGCCGATACCCGTCGCCTGGATGGGCTCATGCTGTGGTGGGCGCAGATGTACAATGACAGCCATCTGTACTTCACCATCCTGACCATCATCATCATTCCTGTGACCGGTTGTATCTTCGGCATCCTGGCCGACCTCGTCATGTCGCACATCGGCATCGACCTCAAGCACCGCGAGCTGGCTGAACACTAG
- a CDS encoding sigma 54-interacting transcriptional regulator — protein MRSWTRPVLGNSLDTTRFFVNRSMTGRVLLLGLPLLTLILLLVFLATGRSIETLVNRAIARNAQLQAQAMSLSLEQILTETRNQLLILAAGSMEPKDMVRRLQFRVRAEGLRYREVAFMGTDPSQRYLLLSYGGEIISIPPDIASATVGNPFTSLSAAQRPGHVQVSQPLEVVYSMVPLNDSVQSIPLYVIRFSTPIYDAQGVFQGMLILSLDLTVLRDAISMFSSSAAPLRTADDETRIRSIFFDNQGWMLFQSENLDADEASGRLNSDSLRAGFQGEFGRAGFSTAFRPGPNHVNYWAMVSSVQGGHSGQIFLDNSDAWGHENSPVEGVSFAPVTFAANPDSPRTIMGGLAVLDTSFTATRTGIQIVGIYGICLLAGICLLGLGLAWLARGTTKRLRRLSNEVNLRIDSHSSNPLVLPPMPRELEQLKDAINALLHRLRRSEEEQLNQQLMQDARWAREPAENMPELDDIPENGLVGTSAAMQDLRANILKAAPTMADVLVIGETGTGKELVSAAIHQASPRANGPFITINCGALDENLLMDTLFGHVKGAFTEARQPRKGAFLTAEGGTLMLDEIGNAAPKVQQALLRALSTRMIRPLGSDEDVPFDTRIIAATNAELLQDAQEGSFREDLYYRLAVITIRTPPLRRRKSDLPLLAVFFLTRAAESQGLPTPRLSRGALRKLQEYHWPGNVRELQNCLTRALAFCENGLIFAENIQLGPDTLPGDIARPERGKLSCPPARADNRQPSGDAAETAEPPAVQPAPAGNGEQPPAAEDAPPRLNARLARLLPRLVELGSISRQEYQDMAGKDISMRTAQYDLQILVRLGLVRREGRGPAQRYIVLPAARGFRA, from the coding sequence ATGCGCAGCTGGACCAGACCCGTCCTGGGAAATTCGCTGGATACCACCCGCTTCTTCGTCAACCGCAGCATGACAGGCCGGGTGCTTTTGCTTGGTTTGCCGCTTTTGACGCTGATTTTATTGCTTGTTTTCCTCGCAACGGGACGCAGTATCGAGACCCTCGTCAACCGCGCAATAGCCCGCAATGCCCAGTTGCAGGCCCAGGCCATGAGCCTTTCGCTTGAGCAAATTCTCACAGAGACCAGGAACCAGCTCCTCATCCTGGCCGCGGGCTCCATGGAACCCAAGGACATGGTGCGGCGCCTCCAGTTCCGCGTGCGCGCCGAGGGCCTGCGCTACCGCGAGGTGGCCTTCATGGGCACGGATCCTTCCCAGCGCTATCTGCTGCTCAGCTACGGCGGCGAGATCATCTCCATCCCTCCCGACATCGCCTCCGCCACCGTGGGCAACCCCTTCACCAGTCTGAGCGCGGCCCAGCGGCCCGGTCATGTGCAGGTCAGCCAGCCCCTGGAAGTGGTCTATTCCATGGTCCCGCTCAACGATTCCGTGCAAAGCATCCCCCTTTACGTCATCCGCTTCTCCACGCCCATCTATGACGCCCAGGGCGTCTTCCAGGGCATGCTCATCCTCTCCCTGGACCTGACCGTCCTGCGTGACGCCATCAGCATGTTCTCCTCGTCGGCCGCGCCCCTGCGCACCGCCGATGACGAGACCCGCATCCGCAGCATCTTTTTCGACAACCAGGGCTGGATGCTCTTCCAGTCCGAGAACCTGGACGCGGACGAGGCCAGCGGCCGCCTCAACAGCGATTCGCTGCGCGCGGGCTTCCAGGGCGAGTTCGGCCGCGCCGGCTTCAGCACCGCCTTCCGGCCCGGCCCCAACCACGTCAACTACTGGGCCATGGTCTCCAGCGTCCAGGGCGGGCATTCCGGCCAGATCTTCCTGGACAACAGCGATGCCTGGGGGCACGAGAACAGCCCCGTGGAAGGCGTCAGCTTCGCGCCCGTGACCTTTGCCGCCAACCCCGACAGCCCGCGCACCATCATGGGCGGCCTGGCCGTGCTGGACACCAGCTTCACCGCCACGCGCACCGGCATCCAGATCGTCGGCATCTACGGCATCTGCCTGCTGGCCGGCATCTGCCTGCTGGGCCTGGGCCTGGCCTGGCTGGCACGCGGCACCACCAAACGCCTGCGCCGCCTGTCCAATGAAGTGAACCTGCGCATCGACAGCCACAGCTCCAACCCGCTGGTGCTGCCGCCCATGCCCCGCGAGCTGGAGCAGCTCAAGGACGCCATCAACGCCCTGCTCCACCGCCTGCGCCGCAGCGAGGAGGAACAGCTCAACCAGCAGCTCATGCAGGACGCCCGCTGGGCCCGCGAGCCCGCCGAGAACATGCCGGAACTGGACGACATCCCCGAGAACGGCCTCGTGGGCACCTCCGCCGCCATGCAGGACCTGCGCGCCAACATCCTCAAGGCCGCGCCCACCATGGCCGACGTCCTCGTCATCGGCGAGACGGGCACCGGCAAGGAGCTGGTCTCGGCGGCCATCCACCAGGCCAGCCCCCGGGCCAACGGCCCCTTCATCACCATCAATTGCGGGGCCCTGGACGAGAACCTGCTCATGGACACCCTGTTCGGCCACGTCAAGGGCGCCTTCACCGAAGCGCGCCAGCCCCGCAAGGGCGCCTTTCTCACGGCCGAGGGCGGCACCCTGATGCTGGACGAGATCGGCAACGCGGCCCCCAAGGTCCAGCAGGCCCTGCTGCGGGCCCTTTCCACCCGCATGATCCGTCCCCTGGGCAGTGACGAGGACGTGCCCTTCGACACCCGCATCATCGCCGCCACCAATGCGGAACTGCTGCAGGACGCCCAGGAAGGCTCCTTCCGCGAGGACCTCTATTACCGCCTGGCCGTCATCACCATCCGCACGCCCCCCCTGCGCCGGCGCAAGTCCGACCTGCCCCTGCTGGCCGTCTTCTTCCTGACCCGGGCCGCGGAATCCCAGGGCCTGCCCACGCCGCGCCTCAGCCGCGGCGCCCTGCGCAAGCTCCAGGAATACCACTGGCCGGGCAACGTGCGCGAACTGCAGAACTGCCTGACCCGGGCCCTGGCTTTTTGCGAAAATGGCCTCATTTTTGCAGAGAACATCCAGTTGGGACCGGACACCCTTCCCGGGGACATTGCGCGACCGGAACGCGGCAAGCTCTCCTGCCCGCCCGCGCGGGCCGACAACAGGCAGCCCTCCGGCGACGCCGCGGAAACGGCGGAACCGCCCGCCGTCCAGCCCGCTCCGGCCGGGAACGGGGAACAGCCGCCCGCCGCGGAAGACGCCCCGCCGCGCCTCAATGCCCGCCTTGCCCGGCTGCTGCCCCGCCTTGTGGAGCTCGGCAGCATCAGCCGGCAGGAATACCAGGACATGGCAGGCAAGGACATCTCCATGCGCACCGCCCAGTACGACCTGCAGATCCTGGTCCGCCTGGGTCTTGTCCGCAGGGAAGGACGCGGCCCGGCCCAGCGCTATATAGTGTTGCCAGCAGCACGCGGGTTCCGTGCCTGA
- a CDS encoding PEP/pyruvate-binding domain-containing protein, whose translation MTTTIKTLKRLLGMGPRISREQAMAAFGRRYASFNELLQSNADLAAILAKLDAAQRGDKHLETHQVRRIARKAIFHCERMAACLNDMSRGHYKELESSVAAIGQRIENELEKHTRGDVNALILPLTEVDASMGYSVGGKNANLGELSNMLDMPVPPGFAVTIQASSLALLRPSGLFKKIHSTLCKVDADVPHSLQDAARTVQNLILEAPLPEDVEKALLDGWDEAFGKDSQVQAALRSSAVDEDGVQSFAGQYLSILGVTRESLPSAFKRVLASLFSPRALAYRARNGYPLDATSMGMCCLKMVQAKAAGVAFSRHPVDLRSNCVMIQGTWGLGEMVVDGTATPDNWLVSRANLRIQQETIAHKEVRLVLAPGRHGVESQEEDVPESLRNVPSLSHEQAQRLAAMALELERHYQYPQDVEWAVDEDDQIILLQTRPMGLDASVSEVTAPALAHLRPLLSGGEVAAKGVGCGPVVHVQPSQDLTHFPEGAVMLLQHTSPDAMVAMQRASAIIAETGSLTGHMASVCREFGMPTVINLPGATSLLEEGEVVTVDAIGGRVFKGEIPELLALRLQPRRPAADTPALILLRRIASYIMPLHLVDPHSELFSPANCTSLHDVMRYAHEKSYSEMFLISDSVTEGSMGAASQLVCPVPLDLYIIDLGGGLRNPESRRVTPGDVISEPFAEVLSGMLNPAVQARGPRPVNMRGFLSVMSQNMSGGNQQGGQRFGDRSYAIVSDRYVNFSSRVGYHYAILDSWCGETLSKNYIRFEFAGGAAGSVQRERRVRCIGIILTELGFTVEVVGDRIRARYQKYPRLEILSRLDQLGRLLIMTRQMDMLMTSDAAVHGYAMKFLNGEYH comes from the coding sequence ATGACCACGACCATCAAGACCCTCAAACGCCTGTTAGGCATGGGGCCGCGCATCAGCCGCGAGCAGGCCATGGCCGCTTTCGGCCGCCGCTACGCCTCCTTCAACGAACTGCTCCAGTCCAACGCGGACCTGGCCGCCATCCTGGCCAAGCTGGACGCGGCCCAGCGGGGCGACAAACATCTGGAGACCCATCAGGTACGCCGCATCGCCCGCAAGGCCATCTTCCATTGCGAGCGCATGGCGGCCTGCCTCAACGACATGTCGCGCGGCCACTACAAGGAACTGGAAAGCAGCGTGGCCGCCATCGGCCAGCGCATCGAGAACGAGCTGGAAAAGCACACCCGCGGCGACGTCAACGCGCTCATCCTGCCCCTGACGGAAGTGGACGCCAGCATGGGCTACAGCGTGGGCGGCAAGAACGCCAACCTGGGCGAACTGAGCAACATGCTGGACATGCCCGTGCCCCCCGGCTTCGCCGTGACCATCCAGGCCAGCAGCCTGGCCCTGCTGCGCCCCAGCGGCCTGTTCAAGAAGATCCACAGCACCCTGTGCAAGGTGGACGCCGACGTGCCCCACAGCCTGCAGGACGCCGCCCGTACCGTGCAGAACCTGATCCTGGAGGCTCCCCTGCCCGAAGACGTGGAAAAAGCCCTGCTCGACGGCTGGGACGAGGCCTTCGGCAAGGACAGCCAGGTGCAGGCCGCCCTGCGCTCCAGCGCCGTGGACGAGGACGGGGTGCAGTCCTTCGCCGGCCAGTACCTGAGCATCCTCGGCGTCACGCGCGAGAGCCTGCCCTCGGCCTTCAAGCGTGTGCTGGCCAGTCTGTTCTCGCCCCGGGCCCTGGCCTACCGCGCCCGCAACGGCTACCCCCTGGACGCCACCAGCATGGGCATGTGCTGCCTCAAGATGGTGCAGGCCAAGGCGGCGGGCGTGGCCTTCTCCCGGCATCCCGTGGACCTGCGCTCCAACTGCGTCATGATCCAGGGCACCTGGGGCCTGGGCGAGATGGTGGTGGACGGCACGGCCACCCCGGACAACTGGCTGGTCTCGCGCGCCAACCTGCGCATCCAGCAGGAGACCATCGCCCACAAGGAGGTCCGCCTCGTGCTGGCCCCCGGACGCCACGGCGTGGAGAGCCAGGAAGAGGACGTGCCCGAAAGCCTGCGCAACGTGCCCAGCCTGTCGCACGAACAGGCGCAGCGGCTGGCCGCCATGGCCCTGGAGCTGGAGCGGCACTACCAGTACCCGCAGGACGTGGAATGGGCCGTGGACGAGGACGACCAGATCATCCTGCTCCAGACCCGGCCCATGGGCCTGGACGCCTCGGTCAGCGAAGTGACGGCCCCGGCGCTCGCACACCTGCGGCCCCTGCTCAGCGGCGGCGAGGTGGCGGCCAAGGGCGTAGGCTGCGGCCCGGTCGTCCATGTGCAGCCCTCGCAGGACCTCACCCACTTCCCCGAGGGCGCGGTCATGCTCCTGCAGCACACCTCGCCCGATGCCATGGTGGCCATGCAGCGGGCCTCGGCCATCATCGCCGAGACCGGCAGCCTTACCGGGCACATGGCCTCCGTCTGCCGCGAGTTCGGCATGCCCACGGTCATCAACCTGCCCGGTGCCACCAGCCTGCTGGAAGAGGGCGAGGTCGTCACCGTGGACGCCATCGGCGGCCGCGTCTTCAAGGGCGAGATCCCCGAGCTGCTGGCCCTGCGCCTGCAGCCCCGCCGTCCCGCCGCGGACACCCCGGCCCTGATCCTGCTGCGCCGCATCGCCAGCTACATCATGCCCCTGCACCTGGTGGACCCGCATTCCGAGCTCTTCAGCCCGGCCAACTGCACCTCGCTGCACGATGTCATGCGCTACGCCCATGAAAAAAGCTACAGCGAGATGTTCCTCATCTCCGACAGCGTCACCGAAGGCAGCATGGGCGCGGCCAGCCAGCTGGTCTGCCCGGTGCCTCTGGACCTGTACATCATCGACCTCGGCGGCGGCCTCAGGAACCCCGAATCCCGCCGCGTCACGCCCGGGGACGTCATCAGCGAGCCCTTTGCCGAAGTGCTGTCCGGCATGCTCAACCCCGCCGTCCAGGCCCGCGGCCCCCGCCCCGTCAACATGCGGGGCTTCCTGTCGGTCATGAGCCAGAACATGAGCGGCGGCAACCAGCAGGGCGGCCAGCGTTTCGGGGACCGCAGCTACGCCATCGTCTCGGACCGCTATGTGAACTTCTCCTCGCGCGTGGGCTACCACTACGCCATCCTGGACAGCTGGTGCGGCGAGACCCTGAGCAAGAACTACATCCGCTTCGAATTCGCCGGCGGGGCCGCCGGCAGCGTGCAGCGCGAACGGCGCGTGCGCTGCATCGGGATCATCCTGACGGAGCTGGGCTTCACCGTGGAAGTGGTGGGCGACCGCATCCGCGCCCGTTACCAGAAGTACCCCCGGCTGGAGATCCTTTCGCGCCTGGACCAGCTGGGCCGTCTGCTCATCATGACCCGCCAGATGGACATGCTCATGACCTCCGATGCGGCCGTGCACGGCTATGCCATGAAATTCCTCAACGGCGAATATCACTGA
- a CDS encoding DUF4881 domain-containing protein has product MRMRNVILTLVLALSLGLTACEFGQVEQGRCVAFNPETKTLLVVLDVNHDQLNPHYSGGIHEYTLPADPAEIGPLPVPGGRVMFDLDKSTVTIYNPATKALEVLNVQFTDVEKGIKRTHPKVQGKTFPIIDKDKMTVTEYSGRLQALVTFTIPADKLDMPPATWEAGDEVRMYYKENAKHQALRFMNITRTNIFKK; this is encoded by the coding sequence ATGAGAATGCGTAACGTAATTCTGACTCTGGTACTGGCGCTCAGCCTCGGTCTGACCGCGTGCGAATTCGGCCAGGTGGAACAGGGCCGCTGCGTGGCCTTCAACCCCGAAACCAAAACCCTGCTGGTGGTGCTGGACGTCAACCATGACCAGCTCAACCCCCACTACTCCGGCGGCATCCATGAGTACACCCTGCCCGCCGACCCGGCTGAAATCGGTCCCCTGCCCGTCCCCGGCGGCCGCGTGATGTTCGACCTCGACAAGTCCACCGTCACCATCTACAACCCCGCGACCAAGGCTCTGGAAGTCCTGAACGTGCAGTTCACCGATGTGGAGAAGGGCATCAAGCGCACCCATCCCAAGGTGCAGGGCAAGACCTTCCCCATCATCGACAAGGACAAGATGACCGTGACCGAATACTCCGGCCGCCTGCAGGCCCTGGTGACCTTCACCATCCCTGCCGACAAGCTGGACATGCCCCCGGCCACCTGGGAAGCCGGTGACGAAGTCCGCATGTACTACAAGGAAAATGCCAAGCATCAGGCCCTGCGGTTCATGAACATCACCCGCACCAACATCTTCAAGAAGTAA